In the Osmerus eperlanus chromosome 27, fOsmEpe2.1, whole genome shotgun sequence genome, one interval contains:
- the srsf7a gene encoding serine and arginine rich splicing factor 7a isoform X1, which translates to MSYSSSRGSSRNTDCKVYVGDLGNGAAKGELERAFSYYGPLRSVWVARNPPGFAFVEYEDTRDAEDAVKGMDGKVLCGARIRVELSTGMSRKSRYGRPSRRNFDPNDRCYQCGESGHYAYDCYRFSKRGGGRRSRSRSRSRSRSRGRRYRSRSRSNDRRHRSPSYSKRRSRSASPARSKSRSPVRRSRTPVRRSRTPVRRSRTPVRRASRSRSRSRSRSVSRPRARNVSRSRSRSRSRSATPKKDSRSRSASPRKSPTPDAD; encoded by the exons ATGTCATACTCGTCGTCAAGAGGTTCCTCTCGCAACACCGACTGCAAGGTGTATGTGGGTGACTTGGGCAACGGTGCCGCCAAGGGCGAGCTTGAGAGAGCCTTCAGTTACTATGGACCACTACGCAGCGTCTGGGTTGCTAGAAACCCACCAGGCTTTGCCTTTGTGGAGTATGAAGATACCAGGGATGCAGAGGATGCCGTAAAGGGCATGGATGGAAA AGTTCTCTGCGGGGCCCGCATAAGAGTGGAGTTGTCCACGGGCATGTCTCGCAAGTCGCGCTACGGTCGCCCCAGTCGTAGGAACTTCGACCCTAACGACCGCTGCTACCAGTGCGGAGAGAGTGGGCACTATGCATACGATTGCTATCGCTTTAGCAAGAGGGGAGGTGGCCGTCGTAGCAG GTCTCGCTCTCGATCTCGCTCTCGGTCTAGGGGAAGGCGTTATAGGTCACGCAGCAGAAGCAATGATCG GAGACATCGATCCCCGTCTTATTCAAAGCGCAGAAGCAG GTCTGCTTCCCCAGCCCGCTCCAAGTCCAGAAGTCCAGTGCGCAGGTCAAGGACACCTGTGCGTCGGTCAAGGACACCTGTGCGTCGGTCAAGGACTCCAGTGCGCAGAGCAAG TCGCTCGCGCTCTCGTTCCCGTTCCCGGTCAGTTTCTCGTCCCCGGGCCCGCAACGTCTCCCGATCTCGCTCCAGGTCCAGATCCCGTTCCGCTACCCCCAAGAAAGACAG TCGTTCCAGGTCAGCCAGTCCAAGGAAAAGCCCAACACCTGATGCTGACTGA
- the srsf7a gene encoding serine and arginine rich splicing factor 7a isoform X2 encodes MSYSSSRGSSRNTDCKVYVGDLGNGAAKGELERAFSYYGPLRSVWVARNPPGFAFVEYEDTRDAEDAVKGMDGKVLCGARIRVELSTGMSRKSRYGRPSRRNFDPNDRCYQCGESGHYAYDCYRFSKRGGGRRSRSRSRSRGRRYRSRSRSNDRRHRSPSYSKRRSRSASPARSKSRSPVRRSRTPVRRSRTPVRRSRTPVRRASRSRSRSRSRSVSRPRARNVSRSRSRSRSRSATPKKDSRSRSASPRKSPTPDAD; translated from the exons ATGTCATACTCGTCGTCAAGAGGTTCCTCTCGCAACACCGACTGCAAGGTGTATGTGGGTGACTTGGGCAACGGTGCCGCCAAGGGCGAGCTTGAGAGAGCCTTCAGTTACTATGGACCACTACGCAGCGTCTGGGTTGCTAGAAACCCACCAGGCTTTGCCTTTGTGGAGTATGAAGATACCAGGGATGCAGAGGATGCCGTAAAGGGCATGGATGGAAA AGTTCTCTGCGGGGCCCGCATAAGAGTGGAGTTGTCCACGGGCATGTCTCGCAAGTCGCGCTACGGTCGCCCCAGTCGTAGGAACTTCGACCCTAACGACCGCTGCTACCAGTGCGGAGAGAGTGGGCACTATGCATACGATTGCTATCGCTTTAGCAAGAGGGGAGGTGGCCGTCGTAGCAGGT CTCGCTCTCGGTCTAGGGGAAGGCGTTATAGGTCACGCAGCAGAAGCAATGATCG GAGACATCGATCCCCGTCTTATTCAAAGCGCAGAAGCAG GTCTGCTTCCCCAGCCCGCTCCAAGTCCAGAAGTCCAGTGCGCAGGTCAAGGACACCTGTGCGTCGGTCAAGGACACCTGTGCGTCGGTCAAGGACTCCAGTGCGCAGAGCAAG TCGCTCGCGCTCTCGTTCCCGTTCCCGGTCAGTTTCTCGTCCCCGGGCCCGCAACGTCTCCCGATCTCGCTCCAGGTCCAGATCCCGTTCCGCTACCCCCAAGAAAGACAG TCGTTCCAGGTCAGCCAGTCCAAGGAAAAGCCCAACACCTGATGCTGACTGA
- the LOC134013680 gene encoding sodium/calcium exchanger 2-like — protein sequence MTILPQSAGPLSFSASLLFLILLLPHPCTPSSQPQVVLRASPTPVTQTVNQTVNQTVTQMVTQTVNQTVNQTVNQTTQAVGNSSLSGKRTCTDKVVCRPGILLPVWLPPNPPLGEQAGRAMVYFACLMYMFLGVSIVADRFMAAIEVITSQEKEVTITKPNGETSVTTVRIWNETVSNLTLMALGSSAPEILLSVIEVCGHNFHAGELGPGTIVGSAAFNMFVIIGICVWVIPDGESRKIKHLRVFFITAFWSIFAYIWLYLILAVISPGVVEVWEALITLLYFPVCVILAWIADRRLLFYKYMHKRYRADKRHGIIVETEGDLAPKGLDVIMEGKFSDGGSSPVNSSSVTVSVQTGRELEQNREEVVRLLKDLKQKHPEKDLEQLIEMANYTALVHQRKSRAFYRIQATRMMIGAGNVLKKHAADHARRATAAAEGGPQEVDDRATCAHVSFERAQYQCTENCVTLSLGVVCEGGTGQNTFCVDYRTENGSANAGADFEFGEGTLVFKPGESRKEIKVGILDDDVFEEDEHFFVRLQNLRLDEGGSEVGAGTPPRGRLVEPLFATVTILDDDHAGIFTFSQRVLRVSESSGVVVVTVARNSGSRGTVVVPYHTEDGSARAAVDYEETKGELEFTNEQTSQTLQVRIVNVEEYEKQEHFFVVLEDPKWLKRGISALLLNQGKPTPEEEEARKISEMGKPILGEHSRLEVIIEESYEFKNTVDELLKDTNLALLVGTHTWREQFIDAVTVSAGDGDDEGQEQRTPNCFDYFIHIVTVFWKILFACVPPTEYWNGWACFIVSISAIGLLTAVIGDLASHFGCTVGLRDTVTAVVFVALGTSIPDTFASKVAATQDQYADASVGNVTGSNAVNVFLGIGVAWSVAAIYWEVKGEVFRVDPGSLAFSVTLFTIFAFISMGVLMLRRRPSVGGELGGPRITKVLTTMFFFGLWFLYILFASLEAYCHVKGF from the exons ATGACTATACTCCCGCAGAGCGCGggacctctctccttctccgcctctctccttttcctcataCTCCTGCTGCCCCACCCGTGCACGCCCTCTTCCCAACCCCAGGTGGTGCTACGGGCGTCGCCCACACCGGTCACCCAGACGGTCAACCAGACGGTCAACCAGACGGTCACCCAGATGGTCACCCAGACGGTTAACCAGACGGTTAACCAGACGGTTAACCAGACGACCCAGGCGGTCGGCAACTCCAGCTTGTCGGGCAAGCGGACCTGCACGGACAAGGTGGTGTGCCGGCCGGGCATCCTGCTGCCGGTGTGGCTGCCTCCAAACCCACCTCTGGGAGAGCAAGCCGGGAGGGCCATGGTCTACTTCGCCTGCCTCATGTACATGTTCCTGGGCGTGTCCATCGTCGCCGATCGCTTCATGGCCGCCATCGAGGTCATCACCTCTCAG GAGAAGGAGGTGACCATCACCAAACCGAACGGGGAGACGTCGGTGACCACGGTGAGGATCTGGAACGAGACCGTGTCCAACCTCACCCTCATGGCCCTGGGCTCGTCAGCGCCCGAGATCTTGCTGTCCGTCATCGAG GTGTGTGGGCACAACTTCCACGCTGGGGAGCTCGGTCCGGGCACCATCGTGGGCAGCGCCGCCTTCAACATGTTTGTGATCATCGGCATCTGCGTGTGGGTCATCCCCGACGGGGAGTCCAGGAAGATAAAGCACCTCCGCGTGTTCTTCATCACCGCCTTCTGGAGCATCTTCGCCTACATTTGGCTCTACCTCATCCTGGCCGTCATCTCCCCCGGAGTGGTAGAG GTGTGGGAGGCTCTGATCACCCTCCTCTACTTCCCGGTGTGCGTGATCTTGGCGTGGATCGCCGACCGGCGCCTCCTCTTCTACAAGTACATGCACAAGCGCTACCGCGCCGACAAGAGACACGGCATCATCGTGGAGACGGAGGGCGACCTGGCTCCCAAGGGGCTGGACGTGATCATGGAGGGCAAGTTCTCCGACGGCGGCTCGAGTCCCGTCAACTCCTCGAGCGTGACGGTGTCCGTGCAGACGGGGAGGGAGCTGGAGCAGAACCGAGAAGAG GTGGTGCGCCTGCTGAAGGACCTGAAGCAGAAGCACCCGGAAAAAGACCTGGAGCAGCTGATCGAGATGGCCAACTACACGGCCCTGGTGCACCAGAGGAAGAGCCGAGCCTTCTACCGCATCCAGGCCACGCGCATGATGATCGGCGCCGGCAACGTCCTCAAGAAGCACGCCGCCGACCACGCCCGCCGCGCCACCGCCGCCGCCGAGGGGGGGCCCCAGGAGGTCGACGACCGGGCCACGTGCGCCCACGTGTCGTTTGAGCGTGCGCAGTACCAGTGCACCGAGAACTGCGTGACGCTGAGCTTGGGAGTGGTCTGTGAGGGGGGGACCGGGCAGAACACGTTCTGCGTGGATTACCGTACGGAGAACGGTTCCGCCAACGCCGGGGCCGACTTTGAGTTCGGCGAGGGAACGTTGGTGTTCAAGCCTGGGGAGAGCCGCAAAGAGATCAAG GTGGGCATCTTGGATGACGACGTCTTTGAAGAGGACGAGCACTTCTTTGTGCGTCTGCAAAACCTACGGCTGGACGAGGGTGGCAGCGAGGTTGGGGCGGGAACGCCCCCGCGGGGCCGCTTGGTGGAGCCGCTGTTCGCCACGGTGACCATCCTGGATGACGACCACGCGGGTATCTTCACGTTCAGCCAGCGCGTGCTGCGCGTGAGCGAGAGCTCGGGCGTCGTCGTGGTGACGGTGGCGAGGAACTCGGGCTCGCGGGGCACCGTGGTGGTGCCGTACCACACCGAGGACGGCAGTGCCCGCGCTGCCGTGGACTACGAGGAGACCAAGGGGGAGCTGGAGTTCACCAACGAACAGACGAG TCAGACCCTACAGGTGCGCATTGTGAATGTGGAGGAGTACGAGAAGCAGGAACATTTCTTCGTCGTACTAGAGGATCCCAAGTGGCTAAAGAGAGGAATCTCAG CCTTACTGCTCAACCAGG GCAAACCCActccagaggaggaagaggccaggAAGATCTCTGAGATGGGCAAGCCCATCCTGGGGGAACACAGCAGACTGGAGGTTATCATAGAGGAGTCCTATGAGTTCAAG AACACAGTGGACGAGCTCCTGAAAGACACCAACCTGGCGTTGCTGGTTGGCACTCACACCTGGAGAGAGCAGTTCATCGACGCCGTCACTGTCAGTGCAG GTGATGGGGATGACGAGGGCCAAGAACAACGAACGCCCAACTGCTTTGACTACTTCATTCACATTGTGACAGTATTCTGGAAGATTCTTTTCGCCTGCGTTCCACCGACGGAGTACTGGAACGGCTGGGCCTGCTTCATAGTGTCTATTTCCGCCATTGGACTCCTGACAGCCGTTATCGGGGACCTGGCCTCCCACTTTGGCTGCACTGTGGGACTGAGGGACACTGTCACGGCTGTGGTGTTTGTGGCTTTGGGCACCTCCATCCCTG ACACCTTTGCTAGTAAAGTCGCTGCCACTCAGGACCAGTACGCCGACGCGTCGGTGGGGAACGTGACGGGAAGCAACGCCGTCAACGTGTTTCTGGGCATTGGAGTCGCCTGGTCCGTGGCGGCCATATACTGGGAGGTCAAAGGGGAAGTCTTCCGCGTGGATCCCGGGTCTCTCGCTTTCTCCGTCACGCTGTTCACCATCTTTGCCTTCATCAGCATGGGCGTGCTCATGTTGCGCCGGAGGCCATCGGTAGGGGGTGAGCTGGGCGGCCCACGGATCACCAAGGTGCTGACCACCATGTTTTTCTTCGGCCTCTGGTTTCTCTACATCCTCTTCGCCAGTCTGGAGGCCTACTGCCATGTAAAGGGCTTCTGA